A portion of the Sphingobacterium spiritivorum genome contains these proteins:
- a CDS encoding 2-C-methyl-D-erythritol 4-phosphate cytidylyltransferase: MAQQYVIIVAGGTGSRMNQLLPKQYLILEDKPVLMHTIQAFYTCKSKPHIVLVIHPDMESLWKDLCRDYHFDIPHDIVYGGSTRFQSVRNGLTYICTRTTQPSEHLIAVHDAARPLIHPDIIDHAYELAALKQAVVVAVKSTNSIRLEKEKDGKLINSAYDRDQVWMVQTPQTFNAELLFKAYQQKENALFTDDASVVEQSGHPVTLLEGHHSNLKITYPEDIQIARLYLNNLRG, encoded by the coding sequence ATGGCTCAGCAATATGTTATAATAGTGGCAGGAGGTACAGGTAGCAGAATGAATCAGCTTTTGCCAAAGCAGTACCTGATTCTGGAGGATAAGCCTGTGCTTATGCATACTATTCAGGCTTTTTATACTTGTAAAAGCAAGCCACATATTGTGCTTGTCATCCATCCTGATATGGAGAGCTTATGGAAAGATCTGTGTCGGGACTACCATTTTGACATTCCTCATGATATTGTATACGGAGGGAGCACACGTTTCCAGAGTGTTCGTAATGGCCTTACTTATATCTGTACCCGTACGACGCAACCTTCCGAACATCTTATTGCCGTACATGATGCGGCACGTCCGCTGATCCATCCGGATATCATCGATCACGCTTATGAACTGGCTGCACTTAAACAGGCAGTAGTTGTAGCTGTAAAAAGTACAAATTCTATACGTCTGGAAAAAGAAAAAGATGGAAAACTGATCAATTCAGCTTATGACCGTGATCAGGTGTGGATGGTTCAAACGCCTCAGACGTTTAATGCGGAGCTACTTTTCAAGGCGTACCAGCAAAAGGAAAATGCTTTATTTACTGATGACGCTTCTGTGGTAGAACAATCAGGCCATCCGGTTACCTTACTGGAAGGACACCATTCAAATTTGAAGATTACCTATCCTGAGGACATCCAGATCGCCAGATTGTATCTTAATAATCTAAGGGGTTAA
- the queA gene encoding tRNA preQ1(34) S-adenosylmethionine ribosyltransferase-isomerase QueA, with protein MKLSQFKFNLPESLLASEPSEQRDEARLMVLHRDSGKIEHKIFKDVLDYFDDKDVMILNNTKVFPARMYGNKEKTGATIEVFLLRELNKELRLWDVLVDPARKIRVGNKLYFGDDDLLVAEVVDNTTSRGRTIRFLFDGTDEEFRRNIEILGETPLPKYIKRKATPEDKYRYQTIYAKNEGAVAAPTAGLHFSRELMKRLELKGVDFAEVTLHVGLGTFRTVEVEDLTKHKMDSEQFIITEEAARIVNKGIDNKRRVCAVGTTSMRAIESSVSADRHLKAASDWTSKFIYPPYDFSIANSMITNFHTPESTLLVMIAAFAGYENVMNAYEVAVKEKYRFYSYGDAMLII; from the coding sequence ATGAAATTATCTCAATTTAAGTTCAATCTTCCAGAATCTTTGTTAGCATCTGAGCCTTCGGAACAACGTGACGAGGCACGCCTGATGGTACTTCACCGTGATAGCGGAAAAATAGAGCACAAAATTTTTAAAGATGTTTTAGATTATTTTGATGACAAAGATGTCATGATCTTAAACAATACAAAAGTATTCCCTGCTCGTATGTATGGTAACAAAGAGAAAACAGGGGCTACTATAGAGGTATTCTTACTTCGCGAGCTTAATAAGGAGTTGCGCTTATGGGATGTACTGGTAGATCCGGCTCGTAAGATCCGTGTGGGTAACAAATTGTACTTTGGTGATGATGATTTGTTGGTTGCTGAGGTCGTAGATAATACGACATCCAGAGGTCGTACTATCCGATTCCTGTTTGACGGTACAGATGAAGAATTCAGACGTAATATTGAGATTTTAGGAGAAACTCCTCTTCCGAAATACATCAAACGTAAAGCTACACCTGAAGACAAATACAGATACCAGACCATCTATGCAAAGAATGAAGGTGCTGTAGCTGCTCCAACTGCGGGTCTGCACTTTTCCAGAGAACTGATGAAACGTCTTGAATTGAAAGGTGTTGATTTTGCAGAAGTAACATTACACGTAGGTCTTGGTACTTTCCGTACTGTAGAAGTGGAGGATCTGACTAAACACAAAATGGATTCAGAGCAGTTTATTATTACGGAAGAAGCTGCACGTATCGTAAATAAAGGAATTGATAACAAAAGACGTGTATGTGCCGTAGGTACTACTTCTATGCGTGCGATCGAGTCTTCCGTATCAGCGGACAGACACCTGAAAGCTGCTTCTGACTGGACCAGTAAATTTATCTATCCTCCATACGATTTCAGCATTGCGAATTCTATGATCACAAATTTCCATACTCCGGAGTCTACATTATTGGTAATGATAGCTGCATTTGCGGGTTATGAAAATGTAATGAATGCTTATGAAGTAGCTGTAAAAGAAAAATACAGATTCTACAGTTACGGAGATGCGATGCTGATTATCTAA
- a CDS encoding ABC transporter permease: MITVFRLLKESFGFAISALKDNKTRTFLSLLGVTIGIMTIIGVFSAVDTLRNNLEESVRKIGSSTLYVDKWPWDGGPDFPWWKYINRPEPKYNDYLALKSRMTTAEHIAYVFNIGNSVAKFKSNSATNITVNAATHEYYQTQSAEIIEGRYFTETESNVGSMVVVLGATIAEGLFPSGNALGQKISLLGRKLTVVGVLKKEGSGMLINTSSDDIAFIPFSLGRNLANYEQYNPSIVITVKPTYTLDEGESELKGLMRSIRRIAPQREDDFSLNKTTLITAQLDQMFTVINLAGFCIGIFSILVGGFGIANIMFVSVKERTNLIGIQKALGAKKYFILTQFLFESILLCLIGGAVGLVMVYGIAFVVKLATGFAVLVSLKMVIITCFLSTFIGLISGMIPAFMAANMDPVEAIRSK; this comes from the coding sequence ATGATAACCGTTTTCAGACTTCTTAAAGAAAGTTTTGGTTTTGCAATTTCCGCTCTTAAAGATAATAAGACGCGGACATTTTTATCCCTTCTGGGGGTAACTATAGGTATTATGACGATTATAGGTGTTTTTTCAGCCGTAGATACTCTTCGCAATAATCTTGAAGAATCCGTTCGGAAAATAGGAAGCAGCACATTATATGTTGACAAATGGCCATGGGACGGAGGTCCTGATTTTCCCTGGTGGAAATATATCAATCGCCCGGAGCCGAAATATAATGATTATCTGGCGCTCAAGAGCAGAATGACTACCGCAGAACATATTGCTTATGTTTTTAATATCGGTAACAGCGTAGCTAAATTCAAAAGTAACAGTGCAACTAATATTACGGTAAATGCTGCAACACATGAATATTATCAGACACAGAGTGCTGAAATAATTGAAGGACGCTATTTTACAGAAACAGAATCTAATGTGGGTTCGATGGTCGTGGTGCTTGGTGCAACCATTGCCGAAGGATTGTTTCCTTCCGGAAATGCGTTGGGACAGAAGATCTCTCTGTTAGGACGTAAGTTGACTGTGGTAGGTGTTTTGAAAAAGGAAGGAAGCGGAATGCTGATCAATACTTCCTCTGACGATATTGCATTTATACCTTTCAGTCTGGGACGTAATCTGGCCAATTATGAGCAGTATAATCCCAGTATTGTCATTACAGTCAAGCCAACCTACACACTGGACGAAGGAGAAAGCGAGTTGAAAGGACTGATGCGCTCTATTCGTCGTATTGCTCCTCAACGCGAAGACGATTTTTCACTTAATAAAACAACCCTGATCACGGCTCAACTGGATCAGATGTTTACCGTAATCAATCTGGCTGGATTTTGTATCGGTATATTTTCAATCCTTGTAGGAGGTTTTGGTATTGCCAATATCATGTTTGTAAGTGTCAAAGAGCGCACCAACCTGATTGGAATCCAAAAAGCGCTCGGAGCAAAAAAATATTTTATCCTTACACAGTTCCTTTTCGAATCCATTTTACTCTGTCTTATTGGTGGAGCTGTGGGGCTTGTCATGGTTTATGGAATTGCATTTGTGGTTAAATTAGCAACAGGTTTTGCTGTGCTGGTGAGTCTCAAGATGGTTATTATTACCTGTTTTCTTTCCACATTTATCGGATTGATATCAGGTATGATTCCAGCGTTTATGGCGGCCAATATGGATCCAGTGGAGGCAATCCGAAGTAAATAA
- a CDS encoding DUF2306 domain-containing protein, translating into METSYKNLTIQLFWLFIFGYSCYLMAEITWRYRFFELDAAFLQIKQTEIQHVSWYKYIFYTHVCSAILALPAGFTQFNSRFLLRYPRIHRIVGYLYVSIILLLAAPSGILIGLHANGGITAQVAFVLLGLLWFYFTLMAVLTIRKGNVRSHQKFMYRSFALTCSALTLRYWKVVIVYFFQPNPMDVYQIIAWLGWVPNLLIMEWFIYRKFNKL; encoded by the coding sequence GTGGAAACATCCTATAAAAATCTGACGATCCAGTTGTTTTGGCTATTCATATTTGGTTATAGCTGCTATCTGATGGCAGAAATTACCTGGAGATATCGTTTTTTTGAACTTGATGCTGCTTTTTTGCAAATCAAACAAACCGAAATTCAGCATGTTTCCTGGTATAAGTATATCTTTTATACGCATGTATGTTCTGCTATTTTGGCCCTTCCTGCAGGTTTCACACAATTCAATTCCCGTTTTTTATTACGTTACCCGAGGATTCACAGGATTGTGGGGTACCTGTATGTTAGTATTATTTTACTTCTGGCGGCTCCTTCCGGAATATTAATCGGTTTGCATGCGAACGGAGGGATTACTGCACAGGTGGCATTTGTTTTGTTAGGACTGTTATGGTTTTACTTTACCTTAATGGCTGTACTGACTATTAGAAAGGGGAATGTCCGCAGTCATCAGAAATTTATGTACAGGAGTTTTGCGCTTACCTGTTCAGCATTGACATTGCGGTACTGGAAAGTAGTGATTGTGTATTTTTTTCAACCCAATCCCATGGATGTCTATCAGATTATCGCCTGGTTGGGCTGGGTGCCAAACTTGTTGATAATGGAGTGGTTTATTTACAGAAAATTTAACAAATTATGA
- a CDS encoding YARHG domain-containing protein — MKRIMLIACVGLLVMASCKDKKKNQNDTSSSLSKDSVKMAEEIHKELYGNWVGDFVIDDDVFAQIAGDEELLRSLDNLPKINLTIKRITADTVLGQNIVRGNMRPVIGKIEDNGGNISFILDEPGDNKSDGRFEFKVKGDTLIGSWKAFDNSVKVKKRNFKLLKKQFAYNPNLMLPDEMELVDWRNSKQEKITELDGDTTYSYVTTLYRAASPVVYKINASKEKLTEAKLKNLKKLDLEIIRNTIFARHGYAFTKVGVRQFFDPVEWYVPVSNDVSSQLSSLEKDNIQMLKKFEKYAEDNYDSFGR; from the coding sequence ATGAAAAGAATAATGTTGATCGCTTGTGTAGGATTGCTGGTCATGGCATCCTGTAAGGACAAGAAAAAGAACCAGAATGATACTTCTTCATCATTAAGTAAAGATAGTGTGAAGATGGCAGAAGAAATACACAAAGAATTGTATGGCAATTGGGTTGGAGATTTTGTGATCGATGATGATGTATTTGCACAGATAGCCGGGGATGAAGAGTTATTGCGATCATTGGATAATCTGCCTAAAATTAACCTGACTATTAAGCGTATCACAGCGGATACTGTACTCGGACAGAATATAGTAAGAGGTAATATGCGTCCGGTAATAGGGAAAATAGAAGATAATGGAGGAAATATTTCTTTTATACTGGATGAGCCTGGAGATAACAAATCTGACGGAAGATTTGAATTTAAAGTAAAAGGGGATACCCTGATCGGAAGCTGGAAAGCATTTGATAATTCGGTGAAAGTAAAAAAGAGAAACTTTAAGTTGCTCAAAAAGCAATTTGCATACAACCCTAATCTGATGCTTCCTGACGAGATGGAGTTGGTGGATTGGCGTAATTCAAAACAAGAGAAGATTACGGAATTAGACGGAGATACCACCTATTCCTATGTGACTACTTTATATAGAGCAGCTTCACCAGTCGTATATAAGATCAATGCCTCCAAAGAAAAGCTAACGGAAGCTAAATTGAAAAATCTCAAAAAATTAGATCTGGAAATTATCCGCAATACGATATTTGCCAGACATGGGTATGCATTTACAAAAGTAGGTGTACGTCAGTTTTTTGACCCTGTAGAATGGTATGTTCCTGTTTCGAATGATGTCTCTTCTCAACTGTCATCTTTGGAAAAGGATAATATCCAGATGTTGAAAAAGTTTGAAAAATATGCAGAAGATAACTACGATAGCTTCGGTCGGTAA
- a CDS encoding glycoside hydrolase family 31 protein encodes MEEDQIPQELEVSPATETSLDENVHHVNNPVLDLPHIEKKYLGAATSYVKQKDGYVFTDGSAKVEIKVVSDEIIRVRLAPKGSFLEDFSYAISDINQHSALFDIEEDENFYCVKTNMVRCKIQKKDFLISFEDHNSKIVNADYSSMHWEENADFGGYYVYCTKHAFDQEVFFGAGDKATNLNLRGRRIQNWNSDTYSYAFNQDPLYKTIPFYIGVNDGDAYGIFFDNTFKTYFDFAAEHQERTSFWSEGGELQYYYIHGPHMMDVVKRYHSITGTHYMPPLWAIGYHQCRWSYYPENMVREVAKQFRQRNIPCDAIYLDIDYMDGYRCFTWNKHYFPNPKKMISDLASNGFKTVVMIDPGIKVDDSYWVFKEGQEKKYFCRRGDDYFMEGFVWPGRCQFPDFTNPSVREWWGGLYKGLVEDGVAGFWNDMNEPAVFGRGTFPDDVRHYYEGHRGSHRKAHNIYGMQMVRATYDGLKKLYQNKRPFTITRAAYSGTQRYSSVWTGDNIATWEHLKIGTLQLQRLSVSGLSFCGTDIGGFTGEPDGELYTRWMQFGVFSPFMRVHSAGDTRDREPWSFGEDWEKINKKFIELRYKLLPYIYSVFWEQHKYGLPILRPVSMLEQHIPKNLQRQEEFAFGDKILVSPVLHPGQKEKIVYLPEGNWYYYFDNTGFAGGQEYNIDTPLDEMPVFIKAGSVIPEYPVMQYTGEKKLEHLQLNVYYTAGEEDSYIYADHGDTFAYEQNIYSEKHFIVDGTQSLLTITQHVEGLHSERFDDFHIYLIGLPQEPVSVIQDGLEIKIQRDSENRLFVIVEKEFRKLIIQ; translated from the coding sequence ATGGAAGAAGATCAAATACCACAAGAACTGGAGGTAAGTCCCGCCACAGAAACATCGCTGGACGAAAATGTTCATCATGTTAATAATCCGGTATTGGATTTACCGCATATTGAAAAAAAATATCTGGGAGCAGCTACATCTTATGTGAAGCAGAAAGACGGATACGTCTTTACAGATGGTAGTGCAAAAGTGGAGATAAAAGTTGTCAGTGATGAGATCATTCGTGTCAGACTGGCACCAAAAGGATCTTTTCTGGAAGACTTTTCATACGCAATCTCAGATATCAATCAGCACTCAGCGCTTTTCGATATTGAAGAAGATGAAAATTTTTACTGCGTCAAGACAAATATGGTCCGTTGTAAGATTCAGAAGAAAGACTTTTTGATTTCTTTTGAAGATCACAACAGTAAAATCGTTAATGCGGATTATTCTTCCATGCACTGGGAAGAGAATGCAGATTTTGGAGGGTACTATGTCTACTGTACCAAACATGCCTTTGATCAGGAGGTATTTTTCGGAGCAGGAGATAAGGCTACAAACCTTAATCTGCGTGGCAGACGGATACAAAACTGGAATTCGGACACGTACTCTTATGCTTTTAATCAGGATCCTTTATATAAAACGATTCCGTTTTATATCGGTGTGAATGATGGGGATGCATATGGTATTTTCTTCGACAATACATTCAAGACATATTTTGATTTTGCAGCCGAACATCAGGAAAGAACCAGTTTCTGGTCTGAGGGTGGTGAACTGCAGTATTATTATATCCATGGTCCTCATATGATGGATGTCGTAAAGCGGTATCATAGTATTACCGGTACACATTATATGCCACCACTTTGGGCAATAGGCTATCACCAGTGCAGATGGAGCTATTATCCTGAAAATATGGTGAGAGAAGTTGCAAAGCAATTCAGACAACGAAATATTCCGTGTGATGCAATCTATCTTGATATAGATTATATGGATGGTTACCGTTGTTTTACCTGGAATAAACATTACTTTCCAAATCCGAAGAAAATGATTTCAGATCTGGCTTCTAATGGTTTTAAGACTGTTGTGATGATTGATCCGGGTATCAAGGTGGATGATAGCTATTGGGTATTTAAAGAGGGACAAGAGAAAAAATACTTCTGCCGCAGAGGGGATGACTATTTTATGGAAGGTTTTGTATGGCCGGGACGTTGTCAGTTTCCTGATTTTACAAATCCAAGTGTACGCGAGTGGTGGGGAGGACTTTATAAAGGTCTGGTAGAGGACGGAGTGGCCGGATTCTGGAACGATATGAATGAGCCTGCAGTATTCGGAAGAGGTACATTCCCGGATGATGTACGTCATTATTATGAGGGACATCGCGGATCACATCGTAAAGCTCATAATATCTATGGAATGCAAATGGTTCGTGCAACATATGACGGACTCAAAAAACTTTATCAGAACAAACGCCCGTTCACGATTACACGTGCGGCGTACTCAGGTACACAGCGGTATTCATCTGTATGGACCGGAGATAATATCGCAACCTGGGAACATCTTAAGATAGGAACACTGCAATTGCAGCGTCTGTCCGTATCGGGACTTTCTTTTTGCGGAACAGATATCGGTGGATTTACAGGAGAGCCTGATGGCGAACTGTATACCCGCTGGATGCAGTTTGGTGTGTTCTCTCCTTTTATGAGGGTACACTCTGCCGGTGATACGCGCGACCGTGAGCCTTGGAGTTTCGGTGAAGACTGGGAAAAGATCAATAAGAAATTTATTGAATTAAGATATAAGTTATTGCCTTATATATATTCCGTGTTTTGGGAACAGCATAAGTATGGTCTTCCAATACTGAGACCGGTATCGATGCTGGAACAGCATATTCCTAAAAATCTGCAACGTCAGGAGGAATTTGCTTTTGGGGATAAGATTCTGGTTTCTCCGGTTCTCCATCCCGGTCAGAAAGAAAAAATCGTCTATCTGCCGGAAGGAAACTGGTACTATTATTTTGATAACACTGGATTTGCAGGAGGACAGGAGTATAATATTGATACTCCGCTTGATGAAATGCCCGTATTTATCAAAGCAGGAAGTGTGATCCCCGAATATCCTGTGATGCAGTATACAGGAGAGAAAAAACTCGAACACCTTCAACTGAATGTCTATTATACAGCAGGAGAAGAAGATTCTTATATCTATGCGGATCATGGTGATACTTTCGCTTATGAGCAGAATATTTATTCTGAAAAGCATTTTATAGTTGACGGCACACAATCTTTGCTGACCATTACACAACATGTAGAAGGATTACACTCTGAACGGTTCGATGATTTTCACATCTATTTAATAGGATTACCTCAGGAGCCCGTATCAGTTATTCAGGATGGACTGGAGATCAAAATACAAAGGGACAGTGAAAACCGTCTTTTTGTAATAGTTGAAAAAGAATTTAGAAAATTGATTATTCAATAA
- the glgB gene encoding 1,4-alpha-glucan branching protein GlgB: MSQPVEVYSLFTNYDVSLFRAGKLYKLYEKFGSHVLTVSHVEGVYFSVWAPNARKVSVIGNFNGWNPHSHSLFVRWDGSGIWEGFIPKIGNGEVYKYHIEANSGEILEKGDPYALQWEIPPSTASVVSTNWYEWDDEDWMQKRYVNNGLNQPFSVYEMHLGSWMRDPQDPARLLNYREIADKLVPYITELGFTHVEFLPVMEHPYYPSWGYQITGYYAASSRYGSSQDLMYLIEQLHKNGIGVIMDWVPSHYPGDSHGLHRFDGTHLYEHEDPRKGFHPDWKSHIFNYGRNEVRAFLISNAIYWLERFHIDGIRVDAVASMLYLDYSREEGEWIPNEFGGRENLEAVDFLKEFNEAVYSHFPDVQTIAEESTSWPGVSRPTYTGGLGFGMKWMMGWMHDTLSYFKEDPVNRKYHHHKMTFATVYAYHENFMLPLSHDEVVHGKQSLIYKMPGDEWQKFANLRALYLYMFTFSGTKLLFMGDEFAQTQEWNVEQSLDWHLLDYAPHKGMKSFVADLNAFYKNHSALYQRSFEHSGFHWIELGDADQSVFVYARKGYDEEDQILVVLNLTPVVRPAFRIGVPLAGEWEVVLNSDDLKYFGSGASVHTTASEHLSWMGQLYSITVDLPPLCGVALKRKAVVKDVPIAKMLSSRSPVV; this comes from the coding sequence ATGAGCCAACCGGTAGAAGTTTATTCGCTGTTTACGAACTATGATGTCAGCCTGTTTCGTGCAGGAAAGCTATATAAGCTCTATGAAAAATTCGGATCCCATGTACTTACGGTAAGTCATGTAGAGGGTGTGTATTTTTCCGTCTGGGCTCCAAATGCCCGTAAGGTATCCGTTATCGGAAACTTTAACGGCTGGAATCCCCATAGCCACAGCTTATTTGTGCGTTGGGACGGTAGCGGAATATGGGAAGGTTTTATTCCGAAAATAGGAAACGGTGAGGTTTATAAATATCATATAGAAGCAAATTCCGGAGAAATCCTCGAAAAAGGTGATCCCTATGCTTTACAATGGGAAATACCGCCAAGTACAGCTTCTGTTGTATCGACTAACTGGTATGAGTGGGATGATGAGGACTGGATGCAGAAACGATATGTAAATAACGGACTTAACCAGCCTTTTTCGGTGTACGAAATGCATTTAGGATCCTGGATGCGTGATCCCCAAGATCCGGCTCGTTTGCTGAATTACAGAGAGATTGCTGATAAGCTGGTTCCATACATTACAGAATTGGGATTTACCCATGTCGAATTTCTCCCTGTCATGGAGCATCCGTATTACCCTTCTTGGGGGTATCAGATCACCGGTTATTATGCTGCTTCATCGAGATACGGAAGTTCGCAGGATTTGATGTACCTGATTGAGCAGTTGCATAAAAATGGTATCGGAGTAATTATGGACTGGGTGCCTTCCCATTACCCGGGAGATAGTCACGGACTCCACCGTTTTGATGGAACACATCTGTATGAGCATGAAGATCCGCGTAAAGGATTCCATCCGGACTGGAAGTCTCATATTTTTAATTACGGCCGAAATGAAGTACGGGCATTTCTGATCAGTAATGCGATTTACTGGCTGGAACGGTTTCACATTGATGGTATACGTGTGGATGCTGTAGCGTCTATGCTTTACCTGGATTATTCGAGAGAAGAAGGGGAGTGGATCCCGAACGAATTTGGCGGAAGAGAAAATCTGGAAGCTGTAGATTTTCTGAAAGAATTTAATGAGGCTGTTTACAGCCACTTTCCCGATGTGCAGACCATTGCTGAAGAATCTACCTCCTGGCCAGGTGTCAGCAGACCTACGTATACCGGAGGTCTGGGGTTTGGGATGAAATGGATGATGGGGTGGATGCATGATACTCTGAGCTATTTTAAAGAAGATCCTGTAAACCGAAAATATCATCACCATAAGATGACATTTGCTACAGTATATGCTTATCATGAAAATTTTATGTTGCCACTTTCACATGATGAAGTAGTGCATGGCAAGCAGTCTCTGATTTATAAAATGCCAGGCGATGAATGGCAGAAATTTGCCAATCTACGTGCATTATATCTGTACATGTTCACATTCAGTGGTACCAAGCTCCTGTTCATGGGAGATGAGTTTGCACAGACGCAGGAATGGAATGTAGAGCAGTCGCTGGACTGGCATCTGTTGGATTATGCTCCACATAAGGGAATGAAATCATTTGTAGCAGACCTGAACGCCTTTTATAAAAATCATTCCGCCTTGTATCAACGCAGTTTTGAGCATTCCGGATTTCATTGGATAGAATTAGGGGATGCAGATCAGTCTGTCTTTGTATATGCTCGTAAAGGTTATGACGAGGAAGATCAGATTCTTGTTGTCCTGAATCTGACACCAGTGGTCAGACCGGCATTCCGTATAGGTGTGCCATTGGCCGGAGAATGGGAGGTTGTTCTCAATTCGGACGACCTTAAATATTTTGGAAGCGGAGCTTCCGTGCATACCACAGCTTCGGAGCACCTTTCCTGGATGGGACAGTTGTATTCTATTACAGTTGATCTTCCTCCTTTATGCGGAGTAGCGCTGAAAAGAAAAGCTGTTGTCAAAGATGTTCCAATAGCTAAAATGTTGTCTTCAAGAAGTCCGGTTGTTTGA
- a CDS encoding glycogen synthase: MMNVIHLSVECYPVAKVGGLADVVGALPKYQNRLGIHASVVMPWYDKPFILQHSFAVIATGMFAMGSATIAYEIWKEQDQVLGYELYMIRIPGYLDRADVYGYADEGEQFIAFQHAFLDWLIQSGQTPDVVHCHDHHVGLIPFLIQWGNDFERLREVKTVVTVHNGQYQGWMNWNKGILLPAFDTWKWGLLDWDGLINPLAAAIKCCTAFTTVSEGYLRELYTDANGLQSLFADESGKGYGIVNGIDTEIWDPQTDPAVKVHFQARNVTSGKKANKESFCKAYGLDPKVPLMVFIGRFATEKGADLLNEIIVNLFEVKNEKLSIFILGSGDQEIRASLEGLTGHYEGRFAAFFGYDESLAHWVYASADLLLMPSRVEPCGLNQLYSLRYGTVPVVRAIGGLKDTVVDITAEDGYGISFDEATVESAIEGIERAILFAEDKARFDKNRKKIMSLDFSWDSSAKKYIHLYNQINK; this comes from the coding sequence ATGATGAATGTTATTCACCTGAGTGTTGAGTGCTATCCTGTGGCCAAAGTAGGAGGGCTGGCGGATGTGGTGGGAGCATTGCCCAAATACCAGAACCGGTTAGGTATCCATGCGTCTGTGGTCATGCCATGGTATGATAAACCCTTTATTCTGCAACACTCTTTTGCCGTGATTGCGACAGGTATGTTCGCAATGGGATCTGCAACGATAGCCTATGAGATTTGGAAAGAACAGGACCAGGTGTTGGGGTATGAACTTTATATGATTCGGATACCGGGATATCTGGACCGTGCAGATGTGTACGGATATGCTGATGAGGGAGAACAGTTTATTGCCTTTCAACATGCATTTCTGGACTGGTTGATTCAATCTGGTCAGACTCCGGATGTAGTGCATTGCCATGATCATCATGTAGGTCTTATTCCATTTTTGATACAGTGGGGTAATGATTTTGAACGTTTGCGCGAAGTCAAAACAGTCGTTACTGTGCATAACGGACAATATCAGGGATGGATGAATTGGAATAAAGGTATTCTTTTACCGGCTTTTGATACCTGGAAATGGGGGCTTCTGGATTGGGATGGACTTATTAATCCCTTGGCAGCAGCTATCAAATGCTGTACAGCATTCACGACTGTTTCCGAGGGATATCTCCGTGAACTATATACAGATGCCAATGGGCTGCAGTCACTATTTGCAGATGAATCTGGTAAAGGATATGGCATTGTCAATGGAATTGATACCGAAATCTGGGATCCGCAAACGGATCCGGCTGTAAAAGTTCATTTTCAGGCCAGGAATGTAACTTCCGGGAAAAAGGCAAATAAAGAATCTTTTTGTAAAGCCTATGGCTTAGATCCTAAAGTGCCTTTAATGGTGTTTATAGGCAGGTTTGCAACCGAAAAGGGTGCAGATTTATTAAATGAGATTATTGTTAATTTATTTGAGGTTAAAAACGAAAAATTAAGTATATTTATTTTAGGTTCCGGCGATCAGGAAATCAGAGCATCGTTAGAAGGATTAACAGGTCATTATGAAGGACGTTTTGCCGCGTTTTTCGGTTATGATGAATCTCTTGCACATTGGGTCTATGCATCGGCCGATTTGTTGCTTATGCCATCGCGTGTTGAACCTTGCGGACTTAATCAGTTATATTCACTGCGGTACGGTACTGTGCCAGTAGTGAGGGCAATTGGCGGACTCAAGGATACTGTCGTTGATATTACCGCTGAGGACGGTTATGGTATTTCATTCGATGAGGCAACAGTAGAAAGTGCAATAGAGGGTATAGAACGTGCTATCCTTTTTGCGGAAGACAAAGCCCGGTTCGATAAGAACAGGAAGAAAATAATGTCCCTTGATTTTTCATGGGACTCATCGGCTAAAAAATACATTCATTTATATAACCAGATAAATAAATAG